Part of the Paenibacillus sp. JNUCC32 genome is shown below.
GAGCACCTCGCAGCTGGAGCCGAAGCTGCGGAGCCAAGGCTTAATTTCGCTGGTGCCGTTCACTTCAATTTCGTATAAGAACGAGCTCTCGGATTCCATGGTAACGGTCCCCCATTGCCCTTGCGCCTTGACCCGGTTCAGCACGAAATTCACTTTGCCGCCCTCCGGGTTAAAGAATCTGGCCACGACCTTGGTGGGATTACGGGTATCGGTAACCCAGCTGTGCTCGAATTCGGCCAGCGTTTCCATGAGTCGCTGTTGGAATATTTCTTCTTCAACCACTTCGCCTTCTTCGATTTGAGTCAATCCTTCCATGCGAAACTTCATGAGGCCCTGTCTGCCGTTATGACCGATCAGGTACCAACGGCCGTATTGATGGTCATAGATCACGCGCAGCGGAAGCACCGTTTCCCGAAGCCCTTTGGATTCCCTATGGAACAGCGGATTCGTGTTTCGGGAAGCATAGCGTGAAGAGCTTTTTGGCGATAAATACAGGAAACAAAGCCTCGCCCTTTTGGTGATCGCCTGAAAAATGGTGTGCAGATGTGCCTCATCCAATATGCGTGAATGGTAATGATACTTATAAATATAGGCCGGGTCCGAGTGTGCGGCGATGTCACGATTACGCAGGGCCCTCTTTAAATTGTCTCGAAGCATATACCCCTGAACAGAGGGGAGCTGCGTGTTCGACATGACGTCCACATAATCGTAGAGATCAAGAAGCTCGTCATCCGACAACGAATCGATGAGGTCACGGGCGCCCCTGTAACGGTACGGCCGTTCTGCGCCTGTCCTCACGATGACTCCGACTTCTTCCAGGTATTTGAGATCCCCGCGTATCGTCTTCTCATCGGGCAGTGTTTCTCCGTCCGGGAATTGATCGCCGCAGCGTTCGATGAGTTCCTTCGCGGTTAACTGCTGATGCTGCAGCTGGGTGAGGATCATGGATAGCCTCAAGCTTTCCGATGCTTTGAGCGATTTGCCGCGGAACAGCAGCAGCAGGAGCGGATCAGCGGTTTCATAGTATGAATAGCGCAGACCTTCGGAGAGGGTAAGACTTTGTTCTTCGGCGAGCTGCGGCTGAAGCGATTCAATTTTATTTTTTAAATTTCGGAGCGTTTTGTCATAGGTATGTACTGAAATGCCAAGGCGATCAGCCAGTTGTTGCCGGTTGTATGCGCCGCCGGCCAGCGCCAGAATACGAAGAAATTGGATTTCTTTATCGAAGCTTTCCCGAGCCATGGCGCCCTCCTTCAAATCATATATTAGATTGTACGCGATCCAGTCTGTAACTATTGTAGCAAGGATAGGGAACCGCATAAAGGAAGGATATTGTAATATCAATTTGTTATCGCCATACTTTTGCCCTGTTGAAATAGGAACGCATGGAAGACAATAAGGATATCGGAAATTTACACGGCAACTACAGAAGGAGAGATTCCGGATATGAATATAACGCAGGAAATGAAATCGACGATTCAACAAGAACTTGAGCGGATTGAGCGGGAGGAAGGGGTCCTAATCCTGTATGCCTGCGAATCAGGCAGCAGGGCCTGGGGTTTCCCGTCGACGGACAGCGATTACGACGTAAGGTTTATCTATATCAGACCCGTGGAGTGGTATTTATCGATCTTCGACAA
Proteins encoded:
- a CDS encoding helix-turn-helix transcriptional regulator → MARESFDKEIQFLRILALAGGAYNRQQLADRLGISVHTYDKTLRNLKNKIESLQPQLAEEQSLTLSEGLRYSYYETADPLLLLLFRGKSLKASESLRLSMILTQLQHQQLTAKELIERCGDQFPDGETLPDEKTIRGDLKYLEEVGVIVRTGAERPYRYRGARDLIDSLSDDELLDLYDYVDVMSNTQLPSVQGYMLRDNLKRALRNRDIAAHSDPAYIYKYHYHSRILDEAHLHTIFQAITKRARLCFLYLSPKSSSRYASRNTNPLFHRESKGLRETVLPLRVIYDHQYGRWYLIGHNGRQGLMKFRMEGLTQIEEGEVVEEEIFQQRLMETLAEFEHSWVTDTRNPTKVVARFFNPEGGKVNFVLNRVKAQGQWGTVTMESESSFLYEIEVNGTSEIKPWLRSFGSSCEVLQPRSLRQEFIKEWKEIAAYYEPESIREDI